A genome region from Paramisgurnus dabryanus chromosome 12, PD_genome_1.1, whole genome shotgun sequence includes the following:
- the kctd1 gene encoding BTB/POZ domain-containing protein KCTD1 isoform X3, whose amino-acid sequence MSHVSVMFLLPQENRSNSVGMSTRPLLAHSPASPLGTAGIPTPAQLTKANAPVHIDVGGHMYTSSLATLTKYPESRIGRLFDGTEPIVLDSLKQHYFIDRDGHMFRYILNFLRTSKLLIPDDFKDYSLLYEEARYFQLQPLQAELERWRTEQDSRYTSRMCECVVVRVAPELGERITLSGDKALIEDIFPEIGDVMCNSVNAGWNHDSTHVIRFPLNGYCHLNSVQVLERLQQRGFEIAASCGGGVDSTQFSEYVLRREIKRSHRGVTTSVIRIKQEPME is encoded by the exons TGATGTTTCTTCTTCCCCAGGAGAATCGCAGCAACAGTGTGGGCATGTCAACCCGGCCCCTCTTGGCACATTCGCCCGCCTCCCCCCTGGGCACAGCTGGCATCCCCACACCTGCACAGCTCACAAAGGCCAACGCGCCGGTGCATATCGACGTAGGGGGTCACATGTATACCAGCAGCCTGGCCACATTAACCAAATACCCAGAATCCAG gatTGGCCGGTTGTTTGATGGCACGGAGCCCATCGTATTGGACAGCCTGAAGCAGCATTATTTTATAGATCGGGATGGACACATGTTCCGCTACATATTAAACTTCCTCAGGACCTCAAAACTGCTCATCCCGGATGACTTTAAA GACTACTCTCTGCTGTATGAGGAGGCCCGGTATTTCCAACTACAGCCACTACAGGCTGAGCTGGAGCGCTGGCGTACTGAGCAGGACTCTAGGTACACATCACGCATGTGTGAGTGCGTGGTAGTGCGCGTGGCCCCAGAGCTCGGAGAGAGGATAACACTCAGTGGCGATAAAGCCCTCATCGAGGACATCTTCCCGGAGATAGGAGACGTCATGTGCAACTCCGTCAACGCAGGCTGGAACCACGATTCCACTCATGTCATCCGATTCCCTCTCAATGGATACTGCCACCTTAACTCTGTACAG GTTTTGGAGCGACTGCAGCAGAGAGGTTTTGAGATTGCTGCTTCCTGTGGAGGCGGTGTGGACTCAACCCAGTTCAGTGAGTACGTTCTGAGGAGAGAAATCAAACGAAGCCACCGCGGGGTCACAACCTCCGTCATTCGGATCAAACAGGAACCGATGGAATAG
- the kctd1 gene encoding BTB/POZ domain-containing protein KCTD1 isoform X2, with product MDGLRHRHDHSCYWKLPNQENRSNSVGMSTRPLLAHSPASPLGTAGIPTPAQLTKANAPVHIDVGGHMYTSSLATLTKYPESRIGRLFDGTEPIVLDSLKQHYFIDRDGHMFRYILNFLRTSKLLIPDDFKDYSLLYEEARYFQLQPLQAELERWRTEQDSRYTSRMCECVVVRVAPELGERITLSGDKALIEDIFPEIGDVMCNSVNAGWNHDSTHVIRFPLNGYCHLNSVQVLERLQQRGFEIAASCGGGVDSTQFSEYVLRREIKRSHRGVTTSVIRIKQEPME from the exons ATGGATGGCCTAAGGCACAGACATGATCACAGCTGCTACTGGAAACTCCCAAATCAA GAGAATCGCAGCAACAGTGTGGGCATGTCAACCCGGCCCCTCTTGGCACATTCGCCCGCCTCCCCCCTGGGCACAGCTGGCATCCCCACACCTGCACAGCTCACAAAGGCCAACGCGCCGGTGCATATCGACGTAGGGGGTCACATGTATACCAGCAGCCTGGCCACATTAACCAAATACCCAGAATCCAG gatTGGCCGGTTGTTTGATGGCACGGAGCCCATCGTATTGGACAGCCTGAAGCAGCATTATTTTATAGATCGGGATGGACACATGTTCCGCTACATATTAAACTTCCTCAGGACCTCAAAACTGCTCATCCCGGATGACTTTAAA GACTACTCTCTGCTGTATGAGGAGGCCCGGTATTTCCAACTACAGCCACTACAGGCTGAGCTGGAGCGCTGGCGTACTGAGCAGGACTCTAGGTACACATCACGCATGTGTGAGTGCGTGGTAGTGCGCGTGGCCCCAGAGCTCGGAGAGAGGATAACACTCAGTGGCGATAAAGCCCTCATCGAGGACATCTTCCCGGAGATAGGAGACGTCATGTGCAACTCCGTCAACGCAGGCTGGAACCACGATTCCACTCATGTCATCCGATTCCCTCTCAATGGATACTGCCACCTTAACTCTGTACAG GTTTTGGAGCGACTGCAGCAGAGAGGTTTTGAGATTGCTGCTTCCTGTGGAGGCGGTGTGGACTCAACCCAGTTCAGTGAGTACGTTCTGAGGAGAGAAATCAAACGAAGCCACCGCGGGGTCACAACCTCCGTCATTCGGATCAAACAGGAACCGATGGAATAG
- the kctd1 gene encoding uncharacterized protein kctd1 isoform X1, producing the protein MARMPGSRDHCCNDEPDPMSGDRERGEGREEEEGEIQEIQITGEEVEVSEEEAELEWEECGEPDNCATVETGEAVLMRNTDQHCGDELESVDPYFAALNSEPEGDMHRSPLDHSRLSENTRLATRYAVRIFREYLTEKAQSTDFEIMDKHALCKVLRSFYSEARSKSGQLYSKSSLISIRSSLNRYLNEPPFCRTLDLTKDPELRSANLALAAVIRKLEEQGAGPVVQKQAITRSDLRKLYTSAVFSASSPFGLLNKVWFETCMYFCTRGRENQRELEEDSFGLAMDEDGRKFVYFKALGPYHKSRSATWTKKRSDTDDDNLPRMYETGTEFCPYASFVRYLSKRNPLCKAFFQRPRDHCGDSDTTWYENKAIGKNLLGTRMQMLSRAAKLSKTYTNHCIGAVSIATLNGIAGIGSKFAPLSVSPETVNGTCLSHHLTCTQECEDEPELEFKPQKVIKRPRPLVYPVSVSGPGASPKRLCARSGVERAGTPTVTAHVTSHCEANGESPHMLVSQENRSNSVGMSTRPLLAHSPASPLGTAGIPTPAQLTKANAPVHIDVGGHMYTSSLATLTKYPESRIGRLFDGTEPIVLDSLKQHYFIDRDGHMFRYILNFLRTSKLLIPDDFKDYSLLYEEARYFQLQPLQAELERWRTEQDSRYTSRMCECVVVRVAPELGERITLSGDKALIEDIFPEIGDVMCNSVNAGWNHDSTHVIRFPLNGYCHLNSVQVLERLQQRGFEIAASCGGGVDSTQFSEYVLRREIKRSHRGVTTSVIRIKQEPME; encoded by the exons ATGGCGAGAATGCCTGGCAGCAGGGACCACTGCTGTAATGATGAACCGGACCCGATGTCAGGGGATCGAGAGAGGGGCGAAGGACGAGAGGAAGAGGAGGGAGAGATCCAGGAGATCCAGATTACAGGGGAAGAGGTAGAAGTGTCAGAAGAAGAAGCCGAGTTAGAGTGGGAGGAGTGCGGGGAGCCCGACAACTGCGCTACCGTGGAAACGGGAGAAGCGGTCCTTATGCGGAATACAGACCAGCACTGCGGGGACGAGCTGGAGTCCGTTGACCCGTATTTTGCAGCTTTAAACTCGGAACCCGAGGGAGACATGCATCGCTCTCCTTTGGACCACTCCAGGCTCAGCGAGAACACGCGTTTGGCCACCCGATACGCGGTGAGAATCTTTAGGGAATACCTGACTGAGAAGGCGCAAAGTACAGACTTTGAGATCATGGACAAGCACGCGCTCTGCAAAGTGCTGCGCTCTTTCTATTCTGAAGCGCGCTCCAAAAGCGGACAGCTGTACAGCAAGTCCTCTCTCATCAGCATCAGGAGCTCGCTCAACCGGTACCTGAACGAGCCCCCCTTTTGCCGCACGCTGGACCTCACCAAGGACCCCGAGCTGCGCAGTGCCAACCTCGCGCTCGCCGCGGTTATACGTAAACTAGAAGAGCAGGGCGCAGGTCCCGTGGTGCAGAAGCAAGCCATTACGCGCTCGGACCTGAGAAAACTCTACACTTCGGCTGTGTTCAGCGCAAGCTCGCCATTCGGGCTTCTCAATAAAGTCTGGTTTGAGACTTGTATGTACTTCTGCACGAGGGGGCGGGAGAATCAGCGCGAGCTGGAGGAGGACTCTTTCGGGCTGGCCATGGATGAAGACGGAAGAAAGTTTGTCTACTTTAAAGCTCTCGGTCCGTATCACAAATCTCGTTCAGCCACGTGGACTAAAAAAAGATCAGATACGGATGACGACAACCTGCCCCGCATGTACGAGACCGGCACGGAGTTTTGTCCGTACGCAAGCTTCGTGAGGTACCTGTCTAAGCGCAATCCTCTTTGTAAAGCATTCTTCCAGCGCCCGCGGGATCACTGCGGTGACAGCGACACGACCTGGTACGAGAATAAAGCTATTGGTAAAAACCTGCTGGGCACGAGGATGCAGATGCTTTCGCGGGCCGCCAAACTGTCAAAGACGTACACCAACCACTGCATCGGCGCCGTCTCCATAGCAACGCTCAACGGCATTGCGGGCATCGGGTCAAAGTTTGCGCCTCTCAGCGTCTCCCCGGAAACGGTCAACGGGACGTGCCTATCGCATCACTTGACCTGCACACAGGAGTGCGAGGACGAGCCCGAGCTTGAGTTTAAACCGCAGAAAGTGATCAAACGCCCGCGGCCGCTCGTCTATCCTGTAAGCGTTTCAGGACCAGGGGCATCGCCAAAAAGACTTTGCGCGCGCTCTGGCGTGGAGCGCGCGGGCACGCCGACCGTCACAGCGCATGTTACCTCTCATTGCGAAGCCAACGGAGAGAGCCCTCATATGCTTGTCTCACAG GAGAATCGCAGCAACAGTGTGGGCATGTCAACCCGGCCCCTCTTGGCACATTCGCCCGCCTCCCCCCTGGGCACAGCTGGCATCCCCACACCTGCACAGCTCACAAAGGCCAACGCGCCGGTGCATATCGACGTAGGGGGTCACATGTATACCAGCAGCCTGGCCACATTAACCAAATACCCAGAATCCAG gatTGGCCGGTTGTTTGATGGCACGGAGCCCATCGTATTGGACAGCCTGAAGCAGCATTATTTTATAGATCGGGATGGACACATGTTCCGCTACATATTAAACTTCCTCAGGACCTCAAAACTGCTCATCCCGGATGACTTTAAA GACTACTCTCTGCTGTATGAGGAGGCCCGGTATTTCCAACTACAGCCACTACAGGCTGAGCTGGAGCGCTGGCGTACTGAGCAGGACTCTAGGTACACATCACGCATGTGTGAGTGCGTGGTAGTGCGCGTGGCCCCAGAGCTCGGAGAGAGGATAACACTCAGTGGCGATAAAGCCCTCATCGAGGACATCTTCCCGGAGATAGGAGACGTCATGTGCAACTCCGTCAACGCAGGCTGGAACCACGATTCCACTCATGTCATCCGATTCCCTCTCAATGGATACTGCCACCTTAACTCTGTACAG GTTTTGGAGCGACTGCAGCAGAGAGGTTTTGAGATTGCTGCTTCCTGTGGAGGCGGTGTGGACTCAACCCAGTTCAGTGAGTACGTTCTGAGGAGAGAAATCAAACGAAGCCACCGCGGGGTCACAACCTCCGTCATTCGGATCAAACAGGAACCGATGGAATAG
- the kctd1 gene encoding BTB/POZ domain-containing protein KCTD1 isoform X5 has translation MFQNRSNSVGMSTRPLLAHSPASPLGTAGIPTPAQLTKANAPVHIDVGGHMYTSSLATLTKYPESRIGRLFDGTEPIVLDSLKQHYFIDRDGHMFRYILNFLRTSKLLIPDDFKDYSLLYEEARYFQLQPLQAELERWRTEQDSRYTSRMCECVVVRVAPELGERITLSGDKALIEDIFPEIGDVMCNSVNAGWNHDSTHVIRFPLNGYCHLNSVQVLERLQQRGFEIAASCGGGVDSTQFSEYVLRREIKRSHRGVTTSVIRIKQEPME, from the exons AATCGCAGCAACAGTGTGGGCATGTCAACCCGGCCCCTCTTGGCACATTCGCCCGCCTCCCCCCTGGGCACAGCTGGCATCCCCACACCTGCACAGCTCACAAAGGCCAACGCGCCGGTGCATATCGACGTAGGGGGTCACATGTATACCAGCAGCCTGGCCACATTAACCAAATACCCAGAATCCAG gatTGGCCGGTTGTTTGATGGCACGGAGCCCATCGTATTGGACAGCCTGAAGCAGCATTATTTTATAGATCGGGATGGACACATGTTCCGCTACATATTAAACTTCCTCAGGACCTCAAAACTGCTCATCCCGGATGACTTTAAA GACTACTCTCTGCTGTATGAGGAGGCCCGGTATTTCCAACTACAGCCACTACAGGCTGAGCTGGAGCGCTGGCGTACTGAGCAGGACTCTAGGTACACATCACGCATGTGTGAGTGCGTGGTAGTGCGCGTGGCCCCAGAGCTCGGAGAGAGGATAACACTCAGTGGCGATAAAGCCCTCATCGAGGACATCTTCCCGGAGATAGGAGACGTCATGTGCAACTCCGTCAACGCAGGCTGGAACCACGATTCCACTCATGTCATCCGATTCCCTCTCAATGGATACTGCCACCTTAACTCTGTACAG GTTTTGGAGCGACTGCAGCAGAGAGGTTTTGAGATTGCTGCTTCCTGTGGAGGCGGTGTGGACTCAACCCAGTTCAGTGAGTACGTTCTGAGGAGAGAAATCAAACGAAGCCACCGCGGGGTCACAACCTCCGTCATTCGGATCAAACAGGAACCGATGGAATAG
- the kctd1 gene encoding BTB/POZ domain-containing protein KCTD1 isoform X4, whose product MFQENRSNSVGMSTRPLLAHSPASPLGTAGIPTPAQLTKANAPVHIDVGGHMYTSSLATLTKYPESRIGRLFDGTEPIVLDSLKQHYFIDRDGHMFRYILNFLRTSKLLIPDDFKDYSLLYEEARYFQLQPLQAELERWRTEQDSRYTSRMCECVVVRVAPELGERITLSGDKALIEDIFPEIGDVMCNSVNAGWNHDSTHVIRFPLNGYCHLNSVQVLERLQQRGFEIAASCGGGVDSTQFSEYVLRREIKRSHRGVTTSVIRIKQEPME is encoded by the exons GAGAATCGCAGCAACAGTGTGGGCATGTCAACCCGGCCCCTCTTGGCACATTCGCCCGCCTCCCCCCTGGGCACAGCTGGCATCCCCACACCTGCACAGCTCACAAAGGCCAACGCGCCGGTGCATATCGACGTAGGGGGTCACATGTATACCAGCAGCCTGGCCACATTAACCAAATACCCAGAATCCAG gatTGGCCGGTTGTTTGATGGCACGGAGCCCATCGTATTGGACAGCCTGAAGCAGCATTATTTTATAGATCGGGATGGACACATGTTCCGCTACATATTAAACTTCCTCAGGACCTCAAAACTGCTCATCCCGGATGACTTTAAA GACTACTCTCTGCTGTATGAGGAGGCCCGGTATTTCCAACTACAGCCACTACAGGCTGAGCTGGAGCGCTGGCGTACTGAGCAGGACTCTAGGTACACATCACGCATGTGTGAGTGCGTGGTAGTGCGCGTGGCCCCAGAGCTCGGAGAGAGGATAACACTCAGTGGCGATAAAGCCCTCATCGAGGACATCTTCCCGGAGATAGGAGACGTCATGTGCAACTCCGTCAACGCAGGCTGGAACCACGATTCCACTCATGTCATCCGATTCCCTCTCAATGGATACTGCCACCTTAACTCTGTACAG GTTTTGGAGCGACTGCAGCAGAGAGGTTTTGAGATTGCTGCTTCCTGTGGAGGCGGTGTGGACTCAACCCAGTTCAGTGAGTACGTTCTGAGGAGAGAAATCAAACGAAGCCACCGCGGGGTCACAACCTCCGTCATTCGGATCAAACAGGAACCGATGGAATAG